A part of Gemmatimonas groenlandica genomic DNA contains:
- a CDS encoding NAD-dependent epimerase/dehydratase family protein, which yields MAKTVVVTGGAGFIGSHVADRFLAEGWEVTILDDLSSGREENIPSAARFVRGDITTPEAAALIRDGKFDVMCHLAAQIDVRRSVLDPVYDATRNILGTLNLMEAVRAGGHPTRTILSSTGGALYGDFDPPPSAESNSKDPEAPYGIAKLSIEYYLAYYGRVHGLDNVALRYGNVYGPRQDPHGEAGVVAIFCNRLLDGRALTVFGDGEQTRDYVYAGDVAGANFAAATVDLPPRGRLDARAFNIGTSIETSVNTLAETLRAVSSAHSPIDYAPARAGELARSALNTTKAQAVLGWTPKVTLREGLENTYRFFADRRARLETQA from the coding sequence ATGGCAAAGACGGTCGTGGTGACGGGTGGTGCAGGCTTTATCGGATCCCATGTCGCGGACAGGTTTCTGGCCGAAGGCTGGGAGGTCACCATCCTCGACGACTTGTCGAGTGGACGTGAGGAGAACATCCCGTCGGCGGCGCGCTTCGTTCGCGGCGATATCACCACGCCCGAAGCGGCCGCGCTGATTCGTGATGGCAAGTTCGACGTGATGTGTCATCTTGCCGCGCAGATCGATGTGCGCCGCAGCGTGCTCGATCCCGTCTACGATGCCACGCGCAACATTCTCGGCACGCTGAACCTGATGGAAGCCGTCCGCGCGGGCGGTCATCCCACGCGCACCATTCTGTCGTCGACAGGAGGCGCGTTGTACGGCGATTTCGATCCGCCGCCGAGCGCCGAATCGAACAGCAAGGATCCCGAGGCGCCGTACGGCATCGCGAAGTTGTCGATCGAGTACTACCTCGCGTACTACGGGCGCGTACATGGACTCGACAACGTCGCGCTACGCTACGGCAACGTGTATGGACCGCGGCAGGATCCGCATGGCGAAGCCGGTGTGGTGGCGATCTTCTGCAACCGCCTGCTTGATGGTCGCGCGTTGACAGTATTCGGCGACGGCGAGCAGACGCGTGACTACGTGTACGCCGGTGACGTGGCCGGGGCAAACTTCGCGGCGGCGACGGTGGATCTTCCACCGCGTGGCCGTCTCGATGCCCGCGCCTTCAACATCGGCACGTCGATCGAAACGTCGGTGAACACGCTGGCGGAAACCCTGCGTGCCGTGTCGTCGGCGCATTCGCCGATCGACTACGCTCCAGCTCGCGCTGGCGAGCTCGCGCGCTCCGCGCTGAACACCACGAAGGCGCAGGCGGTGCTGGGTTGGACGCCGAAGGTCACGTTGCGCGAGGGCCTCGAGAACACCTATCGGTTCTTCGCCGATCGTCGTGCGCGACTGGAGACGCAGGCGTGA
- a CDS encoding MotA/TolQ/ExbB proton channel family protein: MTAVVGLFALLQLASEKEALPSSMLGMLINSDPVTKSVLALLVVLSLMSWAIMFSKWRGFKTAETNGRAFVADFERARGMDDAMLCAQRAKPSAFTAVFARAVSFLNDTKPALGATNDRTARLSGSQVEALRLVLDAEGSKAREELGQYIPWLATVGSVSPLIGLFGTVLGVIEAFVGIGQKGSGNIQAVAPGIGTALMATAAALAVAIPAAFAYNVFASRLNRFDDALEGFGSELIALMVREGRI, translated from the coding sequence GTGACGGCGGTGGTTGGACTCTTCGCGCTGCTGCAGCTGGCGAGCGAGAAGGAGGCGTTGCCGTCATCGATGCTGGGCATGCTGATCAACAGCGATCCTGTCACGAAGAGCGTCCTCGCGTTGTTGGTGGTGCTGTCGCTGATGTCATGGGCGATCATGTTCTCGAAGTGGCGCGGATTCAAGACGGCCGAGACCAACGGCCGGGCGTTTGTGGCCGACTTCGAGCGCGCACGCGGTATGGACGACGCGATGCTGTGCGCGCAGCGCGCCAAGCCGAGTGCGTTCACGGCCGTCTTCGCGCGCGCGGTGTCGTTCCTGAACGACACTAAGCCGGCGCTCGGCGCGACCAACGATCGCACGGCGCGCCTTTCCGGCTCTCAGGTGGAGGCACTTCGGCTGGTGCTCGACGCCGAGGGATCGAAGGCGCGTGAAGAGCTCGGGCAGTACATCCCGTGGTTGGCGACGGTCGGCAGCGTGAGTCCGCTGATCGGCCTGTTCGGAACAGTCCTGGGTGTGATCGAAGCGTTCGTCGGCATTGGGCAGAAAGGCTCGGGCAATATTCAAGCGGTGGCGCCGGGTATCGGTACCGCGCTAATGGCGACGGCGGCGGCCCTCGCGGTTGCGATTCCGGCGGCGTTCGCGTACAACGTGTTTGCGTCGCGCCTCAATCGCTTCGACGATGCGCTCGAAGGATTCGGCTCGGAGTTGATCGCGCTGATGGTGCGCGAAGGGCGGATCTGA
- a CDS encoding ExbD/TolR family protein produces MRRGRRRERAGVNAEINVVSLIDVMMLLMIIFMITAPIMQGGVDIALPTADVAPLEPKNGLVITVDRRGQIFIDETKLSFDEFAGSIKALSDKKGGGGVYLRADEAVPYGTVVRIVAAMKAKGITDVGLVAEPDGDR; encoded by the coding sequence ATGCGTCGCGGGCGTCGTCGAGAGCGCGCTGGCGTGAATGCCGAGATCAACGTGGTGTCGCTGATCGACGTGATGATGCTGTTGATGATCATCTTCATGATCACTGCACCGATCATGCAAGGCGGCGTGGATATCGCACTGCCGACGGCGGATGTCGCGCCGCTCGAACCGAAGAACGGACTCGTGATCACGGTCGATCGGCGCGGGCAGATCTTCATCGACGAGACCAAGCTCTCGTTCGACGAGTTCGCGGGAAGCATCAAGGCCTTGTCGGACAAGAAGGGCGGCGGTGGCGTGTATCTCCGCGCCGACGAAGCCGTGCCGTACGGGACCGTGGTGCGCATCGTCGCCGCCATGAAGGCCAAGGGCATCACGGATGTCGGGCTCGTCGCTGAACCGGACGGCGATCGGTGA
- a CDS encoding cell envelope integrity protein TolA, with product MSLSRAATGPTALGRGIAFSAVVHLALVAAAIWWGTRAEAPRPPVYRVELVGAPPGPRQAGVVTPAAQPSAQAPDIAGAERVPEEKVIPKPSTAKKVLPSPKATPSTSRTKKAGSKTASPTASKATAAPKAGAGAQGGKGADVANLSIRGIDFPYPGYLQNIVRQITLNWTPRRVSASLVSEVKFTIRRDGSVIAIEVVKGSADRIYDLDAMGAVEAVGSTRGFGPLPQGWTDDVLIVYFTFDYALRPN from the coding sequence GTGAGTCTGTCGCGCGCGGCGACTGGGCCGACGGCGCTCGGCCGCGGCATCGCGTTCTCCGCGGTGGTGCACCTCGCGCTCGTGGCGGCGGCCATCTGGTGGGGCACGCGTGCCGAGGCGCCGCGTCCGCCGGTGTACCGCGTAGAGTTGGTGGGGGCACCGCCGGGACCGCGACAAGCCGGTGTGGTGACTCCCGCCGCGCAGCCGTCGGCGCAGGCCCCGGATATCGCTGGCGCCGAGCGTGTGCCGGAAGAGAAGGTGATCCCGAAGCCCTCGACCGCGAAAAAGGTGCTGCCGTCGCCCAAGGCGACACCCTCGACCTCGCGCACGAAGAAAGCGGGTTCGAAGACCGCATCGCCGACGGCGTCGAAAGCCACGGCGGCACCCAAGGCTGGTGCTGGCGCGCAGGGCGGAAAAGGGGCGGATGTCGCGAACCTGAGCATTCGCGGGATCGACTTTCCGTATCCCGGGTACCTGCAGAATATCGTCCGGCAAATCACGTTGAACTGGACGCCGCGCCGTGTGTCCGCATCGTTGGTGTCGGAGGTGAAATTCACCATCCGTCGCGACGGCTCCGTGATCGCCATCGAAGTCGTGAAGGGATCGGCGGATCGTATCTACGATCTCGATGCGATGGGTGCGGTTGAAGCGGTTGGTTCCACGCGCGGATTCGGCCCGCTTCCTCAGGGATGGACGGACGACGTGCTGATCGTGTACTTCACGTTTGACTATGCCTTGCGACCCAACTGA
- a CDS encoding PD40 domain-containing protein, translated as MMSHSVLTRVLPSLAGLLLVVGTALPSRVAAQAQPPGVSLSTRYVAGQKTALMVLPVKGVNGDSVSTILSRDFDYSDRFNVVSTSSAPVVNGPPNYALFAKLGVDGIVQPTLLPSGWVRIALHDVSKKAVVNSKDFPLPSSALSPAWRSAMHGVSDAIEEWITGQRGIAQTRIAFTRGGRVWIVDSDRANVIPATPSGMSPQWLPGGRGLVYSVLDGVRNPIMMTDLSTGSQRTLASSAGIEHSSPSVSPDGRTVVYARGSDTGTDLYAMPIEGGAPRRITVGRGRASTQPTFSPDGQRIAFMSDRSGHPEVYISDLDGTNAELLTAAAFGDRDYRAGPDWSPDGRLVAFQSRNGGTFQIMTINLRDQTVKVVTNDGRNDDPSWAPDSRHVVFSSTRSGTRQLWIVDIETGRSRQLTFGSEARLSAWSPRLSPQ; from the coding sequence ATGATGTCCCACTCCGTGTTGACTCGGGTGTTGCCCTCGCTCGCCGGCCTGCTGCTGGTCGTGGGCACCGCCTTGCCGTCGCGCGTCGCCGCGCAGGCGCAGCCGCCCGGCGTGAGCCTCAGCACGCGCTACGTGGCGGGGCAGAAAACGGCGCTGATGGTGCTGCCGGTGAAGGGCGTGAACGGCGACTCGGTGTCGACGATCCTGTCGCGGGATTTCGACTACAGCGATCGCTTCAACGTGGTGTCCACGTCGAGCGCGCCGGTGGTGAATGGACCGCCCAACTACGCGTTGTTTGCCAAGCTCGGCGTGGACGGTATCGTGCAGCCCACGCTGCTCCCGTCTGGCTGGGTGCGTATCGCGCTACACGACGTGTCAAAGAAGGCCGTCGTGAACAGCAAGGATTTTCCGCTGCCGTCGTCGGCCCTCTCTCCGGCGTGGCGCTCGGCCATGCACGGGGTGTCCGACGCGATCGAGGAGTGGATCACCGGCCAGCGCGGCATCGCGCAGACGCGCATCGCCTTCACACGGGGCGGCCGCGTGTGGATAGTTGACAGTGATCGTGCAAATGTGATCCCGGCGACGCCGAGCGGTATGTCGCCGCAGTGGCTGCCCGGTGGACGCGGGCTCGTGTACAGTGTGCTCGACGGCGTCCGCAATCCGATCATGATGACAGATCTCAGCACCGGCTCGCAGCGCACGTTGGCGTCGTCGGCGGGCATCGAGCACAGTTCGCCGTCGGTGTCGCCGGACGGTCGCACGGTGGTGTATGCGCGGGGCTCGGACACGGGTACCGATCTGTACGCCATGCCGATCGAGGGGGGCGCGCCGCGTCGCATCACGGTGGGGCGCGGACGGGCGAGCACGCAGCCGACTTTCAGTCCTGACGGGCAGCGAATTGCCTTCATGTCCGATCGCTCGGGGCACCCGGAAGTGTATATTAGCGATCTGGATGGAACGAACGCGGAGTTGCTCACGGCGGCGGCGTTCGGCGATCGCGACTATCGTGCGGGGCCGGATTGGTCTCCCGATGGGCGGCTCGTCGCGTTTCAATCGCGAAACGGCGGCACCTTCCAGATCATGACCATCAATTTGCGCGATCAGACCGTGAAGGTCGTGACGAACGATGGCCGGAATGACGACCCGTCGTGGGCACCGGATTCCCGGCACGTCGTGTTTTCGTCGACACGGAGCGGAACGCGCCAATTGTGGATCGTGGATATCGAAACCGGACGATCACGCCAGCTCACTTTCGGGTCTGAGGCGCGATTGTCGGCGTGGTCCCCGCGCTTGTCGCCGCAGTAA
- the pal gene encoding peptidoglycan-associated lipoprotein Pal yields MMRLSRLTLVLASTTLVLGACRKKPVVAPQTETAPVSQQPQPTRPTNTTPAARDTMEEYRTKLAATRARLLETIYFEYDADELRDDAKANLDSKITVLNANSAVKIRIAGHCDERGSDEYNIALGRRRAEAAKRYLTDRGIDASRIETASFGRERPAVQGTTEEAWSRNRRDEFEIIAGGDQLRAQ; encoded by the coding sequence ATGATGCGTTTGTCTCGTCTGACCCTGGTGTTGGCCTCCACCACGCTCGTGCTGGGTGCCTGCCGCAAGAAGCCGGTGGTCGCCCCGCAGACCGAGACGGCCCCCGTTTCGCAGCAACCGCAGCCGACGCGGCCGACGAATACCACTCCCGCCGCACGCGACACGATGGAAGAGTATCGCACGAAGCTGGCGGCCACGCGGGCGCGCCTGCTCGAGACGATCTACTTCGAGTATGACGCCGACGAGCTGCGCGACGACGCGAAGGCCAACCTGGACTCCAAGATCACGGTGCTCAACGCGAATTCGGCAGTGAAGATCCGCATTGCGGGACACTGCGACGAGCGCGGCAGCGACGAGTACAACATCGCCCTGGGCCGTCGTCGGGCCGAAGCGGCGAAGCGTTACCTGACCGATCGCGGCATCGATGCATCACGTATCGAAACGGCGTCGTTCGGTCGCGAGCGTCCGGCGGTGCAGGGGACGACGGAAGAGGCGTGGTCGCGCAACCGTCGTGACGAGTTCGAGATCATCGCCGGCGGCGATCAGCTGCGCGCCCAGTGA
- the ybgF gene encoding tol-pal system protein YbgF, with protein MIAAAALGLRHTLRSRVWRLVPLVALVATGGCFATRGDVRIVQSDISSLRAEILKNQLEQRDALTQTMRMLQVASDSLTKVSARTVSIQGDLRGEMRAIREQMLQVQTLLGQSQATIARLRSEIESRSSAPVAVPPAGTVPPVTPPTIGRTPAPAADTAAARAPGPNQLYTDGRDQLTRGSSATARIYFQELLTNFPTSDYAPDAQFWIAESFAKEKNLPAADAAYAAVVSAHPTSAKAPTALYKRAQLVLQQGNTPQAKQLLEQVIARYPRSDEAELAAEQLKTLR; from the coding sequence GTGATAGCCGCCGCCGCACTCGGACTTCGGCACACGCTGCGCTCCCGGGTGTGGCGGCTTGTGCCTCTCGTGGCGCTCGTCGCCACGGGAGGATGCTTCGCCACCCGCGGGGATGTGCGGATCGTGCAGAGCGACATCTCGTCGCTGCGCGCGGAGATCCTCAAGAATCAGCTGGAACAGCGCGACGCACTGACGCAAACCATGCGGATGCTGCAAGTCGCCAGTGACTCGTTGACCAAGGTGAGCGCGCGCACCGTCAGCATTCAGGGTGACCTTCGCGGTGAGATGCGCGCGATTCGCGAACAGATGCTCCAGGTGCAGACGTTGCTCGGGCAGAGTCAGGCGACGATCGCCCGGCTTCGCTCGGAGATCGAATCGCGCAGTTCGGCGCCGGTGGCCGTGCCGCCCGCCGGAACAGTGCCGCCGGTTACTCCGCCCACGATTGGGCGTACACCGGCGCCGGCGGCGGACACTGCGGCCGCCCGCGCCCCCGGCCCGAACCAGCTCTACACCGACGGTCGCGATCAGCTCACGCGCGGCAGCAGTGCGACTGCGCGCATTTACTTCCAGGAACTGCTTACGAACTTTCCGACCTCGGACTACGCGCCCGACGCGCAGTTCTGGATAGCCGAGTCGTTCGCGAAGGAAAAGAATCTGCCGGCCGCTGACGCCGCCTATGCCGCGGTGGTGAGTGCCCATCCGACGTCGGCGAAGGCGCCGACCGCGCTCTACAAGCGAGCTCAGCTGGTATTGCAGCAGGGAAATACCCCGCAGGCCAAGCAGCTGCTCGAGCAGGTGATCGCGCGCTATCCGCGCAGCGATGAGGCCGAGCTCGCGGCCGAACAACTCAAGACGCTGCGCTGA
- the tatC gene encoding twin-arginine translocase subunit TatC gives MSSSNSVEMPFLDHLEELRWRLFKCAVAIAIGVGVAFALLYTKQVDIIAFLSLPIQPYLKQPLMVTHVSDLFDIVMDASITLGLIAASPVLAWQLWGFLSPALYGHEKKAVIPALIGAAVLFLAGMALSFFYVLPVTLSFFMSFQSGSVQIMQTVDQYVSFVISMCLAFGAIFELPIVIALLSAMGIVQPQYLSKFRRHAFLGCIVAAALITPGSDPTSLIALTIPLYMLYEVSITVSKFISRRRERRIAAGDE, from the coding sequence ATGTCCAGCAGTAACAGTGTGGAAATGCCGTTCCTCGATCACCTCGAGGAACTGCGCTGGCGGCTTTTCAAATGTGCCGTAGCCATCGCCATCGGCGTTGGCGTCGCCTTCGCGCTGTTGTATACCAAGCAGGTCGACATCATCGCCTTCCTGTCGCTGCCGATCCAGCCGTATCTGAAGCAGCCGCTCATGGTGACCCACGTGAGCGACCTCTTCGACATCGTGATGGACGCCTCGATTACCCTGGGGCTGATCGCCGCGTCGCCCGTGCTGGCCTGGCAACTCTGGGGATTCCTCTCGCCCGCACTATACGGCCACGAAAAGAAAGCCGTGATCCCGGCGCTGATCGGGGCCGCCGTGCTCTTTCTGGCCGGCATGGCGCTCTCGTTCTTCTATGTGCTGCCGGTGACGCTGAGCTTCTTCATGAGCTTCCAGAGCGGGTCCGTGCAGATCATGCAGACGGTCGATCAGTACGTCAGCTTCGTGATCTCCATGTGCCTGGCGTTCGGCGCCATTTTTGAACTGCCGATCGTGATCGCGCTGTTGTCGGCCATGGGCATCGTGCAGCCGCAGTACCTCTCCAAGTTTCGGCGCCACGCGTTCCTGGGATGCATCGTCGCGGCTGCGCTCATCACGCCGGGCAGTGATCCGACGTCCTTGATCGCGCTCACGATCCCGCTGTACATGCTGTACGAAGTGTCGATCACGGTGTCGAAATTCATCAGCCGTCGTCGCGAGCGGCGGATCGCTGCCGGGGACGAGTGA
- a CDS encoding putative LPS assembly protein LptD, with protein MAMLGLVLGTAMLAVPAAAQRPIPARPAPVGKDASGKAKGTDSLATLSKDREVFNWTPPDSLMRALLDREGYRKIQYQGDTVFFNALSRALVLKGKPSAVQRDETMIIGDSIVYNDSTKRVVAIGDTVLLRDPQQQDADDFIAKGRIEYDLNSKQGVTGAFSTSVTSGQRLFLSAERGTIISDSLVSGRHIVFAKNGSFTYCDHAEPHFHFTTKDMKFVSENVMVARPGVLYIGEVPVFWIPFFFQDVRSGRRSGMLTPNFGIAELFRNSPSYRRSISNIGYFLAISDYMNAEASFDWRSGARSTVQDPGFLRGNAELRYKWLDRFISGETAVSYLAQRDGTTNTSVTWNHNQDFSRQTRLTARLNWVQNTQIQRQTTINPTAANATIRSQLNYQTKVGPAQINVGGSRVQYPGRTQVDMDFPSLNVTAGTLAGGPFAWTPSLRLAITGQSKIDQGLQFPFVYNIRPGGGIDSSRFNASRRNMQFGFDTPIKIGDWQWNNSFTLSDQYRNFPEQREIIGVRDTSIRSTRIFAKTYESNFDWTTSFGLPRFFQGTWNLSPSISVNNVDGASGLFVRTERSGGKWVQQSKRLSYALSASPTLYAMLPGFGSVAKIRHSITPSLSYSYSPNANVSDEYLQALGRTRVGYLSSLAQNRVSLNLSTNLEAKLKSDSDSTPESGKKIKLLALNFSSLSYDFIRADSTGNGFTDKIFTISGRTDLLPGLDFRTSYDLFQGDPASDTATFSPYRTDFGVTFSLNGKSGLVALFGRLLGMSTALEAIDSTNAPRNASDQNVAQQSRQMNAAGGGNMRGMQAALPTGGGWNLNLQYNAARQRRPRGGTQIVNDPSTFCEPQRALGFFVYDQCLLNAQSAQATGLTSGQSAIGAPTFIQPATQNVSATMSFDITQNWSAQWSTQYDVERARFASQQVGLQRQLHDWNAVFAFSQTPSGSFSFNFFIALKAQPELKFNYDRQTYRSTSGY; from the coding sequence ATGGCGATGCTGGGCCTGGTGCTCGGCACCGCCATGCTTGCCGTGCCGGCGGCTGCCCAGCGACCAATTCCCGCGCGACCGGCGCCTGTGGGCAAGGATGCGTCCGGGAAGGCCAAGGGTACTGACAGTCTGGCGACATTGAGCAAGGATCGCGAGGTGTTCAACTGGACGCCTCCCGACTCGCTCATGCGCGCGCTGCTCGACCGCGAGGGCTATCGCAAGATCCAGTATCAGGGCGACACGGTGTTCTTCAATGCGCTGTCGCGTGCCTTAGTGCTCAAGGGCAAGCCGTCGGCGGTGCAGCGCGACGAAACGATGATCATCGGCGACTCGATCGTCTACAACGACTCCACCAAGCGAGTGGTCGCCATCGGTGACACGGTGCTGCTGCGGGACCCGCAACAGCAGGACGCCGACGATTTCATCGCCAAGGGCCGTATCGAGTACGACCTCAATTCGAAGCAGGGTGTAACGGGCGCCTTCTCGACGTCGGTGACGTCGGGACAGAGACTGTTTCTGAGCGCCGAGCGCGGCACGATCATTTCCGACTCGCTGGTGAGCGGCCGGCATATCGTGTTCGCCAAGAACGGCTCGTTCACCTACTGCGATCATGCCGAGCCGCATTTCCACTTCACGACGAAGGACATGAAGTTCGTGTCCGAGAACGTGATGGTGGCACGACCGGGCGTGCTCTACATCGGCGAGGTGCCGGTGTTCTGGATTCCGTTCTTCTTCCAGGACGTGCGCAGCGGCCGTCGCAGCGGCATGCTCACGCCGAACTTCGGCATCGCCGAACTGTTCCGAAACAGCCCGTCGTATCGACGCAGTATCTCGAATATCGGCTACTTCCTGGCGATCAGCGACTACATGAACGCTGAAGCGTCGTTCGACTGGCGCTCCGGCGCTCGTAGCACCGTTCAGGATCCGGGCTTCCTGCGCGGCAACGCCGAGCTACGCTACAAGTGGCTCGACCGGTTCATCAGTGGCGAGACCGCCGTGTCGTATCTGGCGCAGCGCGACGGCACGACCAATACGTCGGTCACCTGGAATCATAACCAGGACTTCTCACGGCAGACGCGCCTGACCGCCCGCCTGAACTGGGTCCAGAACACGCAGATCCAGCGGCAGACGACGATCAACCCGACGGCCGCCAACGCGACGATCCGGTCGCAGCTGAACTACCAGACGAAGGTCGGTCCGGCGCAGATCAACGTGGGTGGCAGCCGCGTGCAGTATCCCGGGCGGACGCAAGTCGACATGGACTTCCCGTCGCTGAACGTCACAGCCGGCACGCTCGCCGGTGGACCGTTCGCGTGGACGCCGTCGCTCCGACTGGCCATCACGGGACAGAGCAAGATCGATCAGGGGCTGCAGTTCCCGTTCGTGTACAACATCCGGCCGGGCGGGGGCATCGACAGTTCGCGCTTCAATGCGAGCCGTCGGAACATGCAGTTCGGCTTCGACACGCCCATCAAGATCGGCGATTGGCAGTGGAACAACTCGTTCACGTTGTCCGATCAGTATCGCAACTTCCCCGAGCAGCGCGAAATCATCGGCGTTCGTGATACGTCGATCCGCTCCACGCGGATCTTCGCCAAGACGTACGAGTCGAACTTCGATTGGACGACCTCATTCGGATTACCGCGCTTCTTTCAGGGCACCTGGAACCTGTCGCCGTCGATCTCGGTGAACAACGTAGACGGGGCATCCGGGTTGTTCGTCCGCACCGAACGGAGCGGCGGCAAGTGGGTGCAGCAGTCGAAGCGTCTGAGCTATGCGCTATCGGCGTCGCCGACGCTCTACGCCATGCTGCCCGGCTTCGGTTCAGTCGCCAAGATCCGCCACTCGATCACCCCCAGTCTCAGCTACAGCTACTCGCCGAATGCCAACGTCAGCGACGAGTATCTCCAGGCGCTCGGGCGCACGCGCGTCGGCTATCTGTCGTCACTTGCGCAGAACCGCGTGTCGCTCAACCTGTCGACGAACCTGGAAGCGAAGCTCAAGTCGGACTCCGACTCGACGCCGGAGTCGGGCAAGAAGATCAAACTGCTGGCGTTGAACTTTTCGTCGCTGTCGTACGATTTCATCCGCGCCGACTCCACCGGCAACGGCTTCACCGACAAGATATTCACGATTTCGGGGCGCACCGATCTGCTGCCCGGCCTCGACTTCCGCACGTCGTACGATCTGTTTCAGGGCGATCCAGCCTCCGATACCGCCACGTTCAGTCCGTATCGGACCGACTTCGGCGTCACCTTCTCCCTCAATGGCAAGTCGGGACTCGTCGCCCTGTTTGGTCGCCTGCTTGGCATGTCGACGGCGCTCGAAGCGATCGACAGCACGAACGCACCACGCAATGCGTCCGACCAGAACGTGGCGCAGCAGAGCCGCCAGATGAATGCCGCTGGTGGAGGCAACATGCGCGGAATGCAGGCAGCGCTGCCAACCGGTGGCGGTTGGAATTTGAATCTGCAGTACAACGCGGCCCGTCAGCGCCGGCCGCGTGGCGGCACGCAGATCGTGAATGATCCCTCCACGTTCTGCGAGCCGCAGCGCGCGTTGGGCTTTTTCGTGTACGACCAGTGTCTGCTCAACGCGCAAAGTGCGCAGGCGACCGGGCTGACATCAGGGCAGAGCGCGATCGGCGCGCCGACGTTCATTCAGCCGGCCACGCAGAATGTCTCCGCCACCATGTCGTTCGACATCACGCAGAATTGGTCGGCGCAGTGGAGCACTCAGTACGACGTGGAGCGTGCCCGGTTCGCCAGCCAGCAGGTGGGCCTGCAGCGTCAGTTGCATGACTGGAACGCCGTGTTCGCTTTCTCGCAGACGCCCAGTGGCAGCTTCTCCTTCAACTTCTTCATCGCGCTGAAGGCGCAGCCGGAACTCAAGTTCAATTACGATCGCCAGACGTACCGGTCGACGAGTGGATACTGA